Below is a genomic region from Raphanus sativus cultivar WK10039 chromosome 4, ASM80110v3, whole genome shotgun sequence.
TTTGCCTTAATACTATTGAAGTAAAAGATCATCAACAAAGGAGATCTCGTACTCTGTTTACTTacaattctaaatttttatccATATATCAGAACTGTAAGTGGATAAAAACTTCAACcacatttacaaaaaaaaaaacttaaaccatttaacttatatatactacaaaaactttatataaattgaAAACAAGTCAGCCTAGTGGTCATCAGTATTTTACCTTTCCTCCATACGGGGGTAAGAGGTTCAAATggatgttttattatttttcattgtttttttcatgttcaaaaaaaatgtttagggTATTGAGAAATTACTGTTTTGGTTTTGTCTTCTTATTTTCCTACAACATTCTAAACATAGTTTTTGATGTTTCTGAGTTTTTTCTCACTATTcgtatttttttggtaaatttttatgTTCTCTATTCTTCTAATAATCTATTTATTCGTAGATTTCTTATATTCTAACTTAACTCAGGCACCATTTATCAAGCACATAAAGTTTTTTATCAAGCACATAAAGTTTTTTATCAAGCACATAAAGTTTTTTTGTCGCGTAAAGAGTGAGAAACCCAAGTTTTAGAACACAGTATTTATGAATGAAGATAATCCAACTATTATAGTTTTGTCTTTAAAACGCTTTAAATTGTACAGACTTTGTAAATATAAGGACACATGGGggaaaaaagaaactaataaaaaaatagagaaaaaagtgttgaaaaagtaaaaatgaaacGAAAAGCCAAAAAGAgagggaaaagaaaaagaaaaagagatgcctttttttctataaaaaagtCTACAAAAACTTGTGGCTCAGAATCCTCACGTGTAATGACATGGCACTCTGGGCGAATCAAAAGGTTGTACAATTCGCAAGATCACAGCAAAATTGTAATCTTTTTTCTCGCAAAGACAAAAAGggataaaaagaaataaaacaaatcgagaaagaaagagaaaaaactcAGACAACCACCGAAACACAAGACagtcgtctctctctctctttctctctgtcttCTCAAAAGTTTCCGCTTTTTTTTAATCTCGAAGAAGATTGATGTCTGATCCGGCGATTAAGCTGTTTGGGAAGACGATTCCTTTACCGGAGCTTCTTGGTGGTGATTTAACAGAACAGCAAGACCAGAATCCTGTTCGGTTATCAGATTCGTGTACCGGAGACGATGAAGAGATGGGTGATTCCGGTTTAGCAGGAGGAGGAGATGGTGGTGGAGATAGCGAGAGTCAAAAGGTAACATTTTTGGATTTGTGAATCGATTTTGAAGAGTACCCATGATTTATTTCATGGAAACGACCGATGGGTTCATGTTAGATTAAATCAAAACCATAacttcttataaataattttttttttataaataatttttttaaaaaaaggaatCTTGGTATGTTTATGTTGAACTAGGTTTTCACTGCTTCTGGGTTTTGTTCATTCGTCAAATGAGTTCTTGATATTGGTTTGCTGAACAACTTTTAGGGTTTACTCATTCCGAAGGAGATTAAAATCGTTTTGCTTCTCTGATTCTGTTGATTTCAGAAGCTTTTTAAACTTGTAATGAGTTATTAAATACTAGATCTGGAAAACTCCAGAATCTGTGTTCTGGTTTCTGGAAACATTGAATACATTTATTTTCAGTGTAGTTCTCAGTTTAGCTTCATTGTTTGATTTTTTCAGATACTCTGTTTGTTGCTGTTTATTTAATTGTTAGCATACTAATTGTGATTTTTGTGACCAATTTCTGTGTTAGAATCTTGCTATGttcatttaatatttgattttttcagATACACAGTCTGTTGCTTGCTTCTCTGCTGTTTATTTAATAATAGCATTAAACATCATTGTTAGCATACTAATTGTGATTTTTGTGATCAATTTCTATGGTAATCTCAGGAAGAAAAAGATGCAGAGTGTGGAGAAGAGTCATTGTGCAATGAATCTAGTAACGCTGGCGCGGCGGCATCGAGTATAACTGAGAAAACAGAAACAACCAAAGCTGCAAAGACGGATGAAGAGTCGTCACAGAACGGGACTTGCTCTCAAGAGGCGAAGCTAAAGAAACCCGACAAGATCCTGCCTTGCCCGCGATGCAACAGCATGGAGACCAAGTTCTGTTACTACAACAACTACAACGTTAACCAACCTCGCCATTTCTGCAAGAAGTGTCAGAGGTATTGGACAGCTGGAGGAACCATGAGGAACGTTCCGGTCGGTGCTGGGAGACGCAAGAACAAGAACCCTGCTTCTCATTATAACCGTCACGTTACCATAACATCTGCGGAAGCTATGCAGAAGGCAGCAAGAACCGCTGATAATGGCACCAGTCTCCTGACTTTTGGCTCTGATTCAGTCCTCTGTGAATCCATGGCTTCAGGGTTGAATCTTGCCGACAAGTCATTGCTCAAGAAGACACAAACCGGGTCGCAAGAAGGCTTGAAGATTACGGTTCCTTTAAACCCGTCAAAGGAGGCCGGAACGGTCAGTCCGTTACCGTGCTTTCCCGGACCACCACCGCCGACTTGGCCGTACGCTTGGAACGGTGTTTCATGGACGGCTGTACCGTTTTACCCTCCGCCTGCTTACTGGAGCTACCCGGGCGTTTCACCAGGGACATGGAACAGCATCACCTGGATGCCACAACCCACTTCACCATCTGGTGGTGGGTCCGGTCCGAACTCTCCAACACTTGGTAAACATTCACGCGAGGAGAGCGTTGCTGAACCAGGAACCGCTGTTGAAGAAACCGAGTCACATGGTAGAGAGAAGAGCAAACCCGAGAGATGTCTTTGGGTTCCCAAGACGCTGAGGATCGATGATCCAGAGGAAGCGGCTAAAAGTTCGATATGGGAAACGCTAGGGATCAAGAAGGACGAAAAGGCAGACACTTTCGGAGCTTTCAGGTcaccaaacaaagaaaaaagcaGTCTTTCTTCTCAAGGAAAACTTGCGGGAAGACGACCAGAGTTGCAAGCGAATCCTGCTGCTCTTTCTAGGTCAGCAAACTTCCATGAAAGCTCATAAAATGATGGATGGATTTGATTGTTTAGGGTTCAGTCTTGTAGTCCAAGAAAACAACCGAGTccttttgtatatatttatggtTGACATAGCGAGGGAGAAGTTAGTTTTTGGGATTGCAGAGTGAAAGTTTGTTGTTGTATCATAAATGGGAAAATCCCCAGAACTGTAGTTAAATAAATCTTTGTAAGATTTGCTATTTTCCATTAAAATCTAAGATTTGTTTAGTAAGCTCCAAATCTATTTTATGTCCATCATTGACCACTGTGTGTCCACAGATTAATCAAGTATGCTAAAAGAAAGAAGACTTGAAGAGTGTTCACACTTAAAAGAACTTCGCTTTTTGACTAAAGGcttttccaaaaataattagAACTTTGAGTGTTCCGTTTACATAGATTTCAGACGAGTTAAAGGATTTTTCTTTTGGAGCATTTGGAGAATTATAAAAAGagaattgagtttttttttgtttgtttttgattCCACTAAATTAGCTCATAA
It encodes:
- the LOC108849692 gene encoding cyclic dof factor 2, yielding MSDPAIKLFGKTIPLPELLGGDLTEQQDQNPVRLSDSCTGDDEEMGDSGLAGGGDGGGDSESQKEEKDAECGEESLCNESSNAGAAASSITEKTETTKAAKTDEESSQNGTCSQEAKLKKPDKILPCPRCNSMETKFCYYNNYNVNQPRHFCKKCQRYWTAGGTMRNVPVGAGRRKNKNPASHYNRHVTITSAEAMQKAARTADNGTSLLTFGSDSVLCESMASGLNLADKSLLKKTQTGSQEGLKITVPLNPSKEAGTVSPLPCFPGPPPPTWPYAWNGVSWTAVPFYPPPAYWSYPGVSPGTWNSITWMPQPTSPSGGGSGPNSPTLGKHSREESVAEPGTAVEETESHGREKSKPERCLWVPKTLRIDDPEEAAKSSIWETLGIKKDEKADTFGAFRSPNKEKSSLSSQGKLAGRRPELQANPAALSRSANFHESS